GACGAGCGCGCACACGCGGTGCGCTAGCGCAGAGTCTCGGCCGCTCTGCTGCTTCGTCATGTTCAGGAAGCAGTCCAGGATGCCGTGGATCTCCTCACTGAAAATATACAAGACTTTATTTGAGtaaagtacaataaattctagTCTGTTTAGTGCCACTTCTCGCCCGTTATCGACGTGAAGTCGCGCTGGTCCTTCGCAACTTCATCTTCTCAGCGCTACCTGGAACGAGTGACGGTTACTTGGTTTCCCAAGTACGCTTTCTTCACCACATGATCTTCTTTCTTTCCAGGTGTCGTAAGCCAAATCTCCACTTAGGCAGCTTGTTGCTCGACACACGGCTGCTAAAATGGAGACGCTGCCTCAACCTAAGGCACGATTTCGTCGCCGCTGACAGAGCCACCTTTTGTCGCTCGACCCGAGGCCGCCTCTGTGTGTACTCGCCTCTCGAACAGGTCGTGGTCGGGCACGAGGCCGCCTCTAGAGCGCGCTGTGTACTCGCCTCTCGAACAGGTCGTGGTCGGGCAGCACCTCGAGCGCGCCAGCAGGTGTGGTGTGGCGGCGGGACACGAGGCCGCCTCTAGTGCGCGCTGTGTACtcgcacaaaatataacagaaggtaaacttcATACTAAgagcgctcgagccacgcacacatagacaccgctcacgtacgagttatcaagactgtcttggacgaatgcgaggcgcgactgcgttcgcttgagtgacgctgctcacgcgtttgtaaaattattttgtttgtgcgaaaatgagtgaacaacaaaaaaggggtTAAGTAGACGGTTGCTTATactcaacattaaaaactaaattttcgttttttaacAACACCAAtattggggcaccatgattgtgtcagaagaaaatcgttagagttcgcgtcgcggaaggtgcggtttatttgatgttgagtatattttgtGGTACTCGCCTCTCGAACAGGTCGTGGTCGGGCAGCACCTCGAGCGCGGCCAGCAGATGGTGGTGGTGGCGGGCGGGTGCTCCGCGCAGCAATGCGGCGGCGAGCGGCAgcgcgcgcgcgccggcgcCCCATACGCGCGCCCAGACCGCGCGAACGGACGCCTCCATGCGGGACAGCCTGTTGAAGCGAGAAACGTTTTAGCAAAACTATATTGGGagatcaatgagggctatcgttttagcgctcaccagttagcgccactgtagagtaaggtcctgtcacttgctagtagcgaagacagtggcaccaactggtgagcgcgaaagtggtaggaggactatcgcatttgcacttatcaagatggcgccactgtagagtaaggtcctgtcaatcgccaggggtgccaactgttacgtataaaaacgatagccctcattgataaATCTATCCGTCTCTACTACAGACATGAACTCCTCGACATGTCCACAACAAACATTATAAAAGTTAAGCTATTGGAAAAGATTTTCAATGAACAGTGAGACGACCCAGGGGGAGCTACTCCAAAAATCGtgatccgaagtttcgaatgctGCCATTTCTCACACGCATAGCGAGATATCAgaatgagcgacggtgacagatagacccgaaactacgtaaacagtgTTTCAGAGTAGCCCCCCAGGACCGAGTCGCCTGATACGGAGGGCCAATCCCAAATAAAATGAGAATGAGCCAGGCAAAGAAGAACTTTTGGGTTCCCTACGTTTTATGGAAAGTCGTTTCACTTCTTTTCGTCTCCTGTTCTTCATCTGCTTTTCTTCGACTCTTCTTCTTCTCAtgttcttctttcttcttctttttcctTCTTTCTTTTTCTCTTTTCTCGAAGAAGAAGCGACAGAAAATGAAGATGGGAAGAAGAAGAATAGCAAGAAAATGAGAAGACGAAGACGATGACTAATacaatacctacatacataaccTTTCGATGCTACGGCATTCGACGTTTCGTCCATTTAATGAAACGGCATTCAATGTTTCGTACATTCGAGATTATGAGCATTCGATGAAACGGCTTCGATAAAACGACATTCGATGAAAGACTTTCGATAAAACGTAGGGAGCCCTGtgcggctagcacgaaaaactttcgagttcgaatagtttgcgtattcgaatcgccatcaaaagatttagtacgaaaactacaacagctcCCTTGTGAAcatgtcgtaaagtgaacttagtatgagaaatggttgcacgaaacttattttgagaatcaaaattgttaagttatcgtttaatttgccaaggaaaaaaattgtgaaatggCTCCTCCCCCTACAGTACAATGAAGTGGAGCAACTATTAAGAACACCCGTCTGACGGTCAACACCAAACAGATGTTGTCTCCACCTATCTTCCAGCGGTGTCTTTTAGCAAGCACTGATCCCAAGCAAGTTTAACTTACGCAGGGCTGAAGATAAGAAGATATGTAGATGAGATAATATGTAGTACTACTACTACATTATGGTTTCACTCACATCACATACACTCACTATCGCACtcataaataatacatacacacacatacactcTCATAAAACACACACTCTTACACATAAAGTAAAGACTTTCTTATTGGgcatattattagttttttttccttacatttttttttgtgtttacgaTGGCATAGGTGGCTTTTCAAACttaaattgtgtttatttattttgttgttactAGTATAAAGTGCATTTACAACGCCATTTAACTTCAAGCCCCAAGAGACAGGTGTAACCTAGTATGGGGACCACTAGCAATACTAAGTTGTAACCTTGGTTAAATAAAGgatctattattattataattccaaggttgagtatcgaattttgtcgaatacgcaaacgattcgaagacgaaagttgttcatgctagaggtacataAGTTTCGACTGACTTGTGCGCGTGCTCCTTCCCGTGGTGCGGCTGGTGCGCCAGCGCGGTGAGCAGCGTGTGCGCCACGCGGTCCGTCGCGCTGgtgcacgccgccgccgccgcgcgcacgcccggcgcgacagcaacataattacgcgcgagcgatagggatgggtagcttggggtcattggacgggattctaccaggcctggctcactccgcgcggtacatccgataattacctacagcgaagcgccccgccggcgggtattatatcagtcgagtgtcacgcgcgcgcccatcaggacgctggcgtgcgttgtagtacgtacctaattctatgatcgaagtattatttaaaaatggacaaagagaaataaatattgtgcggcgttcgggtgtttaaattcgaaaagaaatctaccggatttatcttcgcttcccaaagatgctgaaaggtgtgttggccatgtaggtaatcaataattcttaggatagtataggaacctaacctaccatgactactgctcagaatgcgttcgttcgtttcagccaaatgacgtctactgctggacaaaggcctctcccaaggttttccataatggaTGCGTACTTGcatacatacgtacctcatgacatataagtagattaattatttttttactagacagcaaccctaacagcgtaagaagggttcagaggcacgcgatagaaagagacaaaacttgtaggtgaataaaattgtaggtacgtagtgctatgcgagctgaattccactgtatcgcgtcgcagcaagactcgcatttatttaaatcgtcttgcggagtaatccttctgtacctgtactattacttattctgtgattctacgtgctcacggaccaggctttacataaGTTTCGACTGACTTGTGCGCGTGCTCCTTCCCGTGGTGCGGCTGGTGCGCCAGCGCGGTGAGCAGCGTGTGCGCCACGCGGTCCGTCGCGCTGgtgcacgccgccgccgccgcgcgcacGCCGGGCGCGTCGCCTAGGGCAGAGCCCACGCCGCACCACGCCGGCCGGCGGGACTCGCTCGACCAGAGGAGTTGTTGGATCGCTGGCACCTGGGGAGAGGAAAAAAATCTGacataaaactgtttttttatccacaacgaaaaAGCTTTTGGccagtatctcacctgatggtaagtgatgatcacgccgaaggtggaagcgagcttcacccggaatcctcaaccacggaggaactggttatcttacctctaactgccagaacacaactgtacgggcgggaggcagtggttgtaaggcaccgctcccgtgcccgggatatgcggtcaggaagggaactaactccctagtgagcctagagtccctattccctaagacactaagtccctagagccctagccctgcctaacaatagatacttagacataataagggtttgataggaaggaagctgtgcccaggtcgcccagggcagcagcgttaggacggcaggtaggcggcggggacccgctgccagcccggcagactcaccggactgatcatagcgacggctaagggtgtcttggccgcagcggggggaaatgagacacaacgacggacggttgatatctgttttattgctgttaactattgctatttatacttattttatttagtgtACACAGTTACATGTTTATGctagtgtgccgtcggtgtagagagccgacggtgcacgttgagggttcatgggtcgcccggcggtcgatgctgacggtgcagcaggatgtacgatcgtgctcgtacaTATTGGCATCTCGCAGAAGAAGAAGGCGCGAAGGATGCTGCACGTGACTGCCCTGCTGCCCGATGACCGTAGACCTTGGCTGCCGGTGACTCCATGAGCGGCTGATGGCCCAGGTGGTGGACCTCTGGTTGGTTGTCCACTTGGTGTCCACCTGGCTGGTTGGTTGACCAGGCAGCTCGCGGGCCTGGCTCCTGGTGCATGACCTGGCTGCTGTGTGTCCAGGCTGCAGTCTCCTGGCTGCTTGTTGTCCAGGGTGCAGTGTCCTGGCTGCTTGGTGTCCAGGTTGCAGTCCTCTTGGTTATCGATGATGATGGTTGGTAGTTGATGGTAGTCGATGTTACTTGATAATTGTAGTTGTCGTTGCTTGATGATAGGATAGGTGTTGGTGTAGAAGGtattaataatttgatatttgaGGACAACAGAACtgataaatgtttttgataaggCTAGCGGAGTTGAGTTGAATATACGCTGCCTGatgttatgttatgttatgATGTTATAATTTCCCCCACCCATATTGCTAACTACACTGCCTATGATTAAGTTGACCTACTTTGAAacgtaataaaatgtttgttacttGATAATGTCATTGACTGCAAAATGCTCACGTTTGCAGAAAGTTGAAACAATGCGAGTATCGCTGATGCTAAGAAATGCGCTTGCAATGCAGCAAAGtatgataatgtaaaaaatgatGTTTTTGTGGCAATGCACAAGCCACAATGTAAATGATAAATGATAATGTTTAGTGATACCGTACGGGCCACAATGTTAATGTTATATGTTTGTTTGTAAGTAGCACCGTACGGACCACGATGTTTAGTTGTAGCCTCTTGCTTAGGTACTACAACTTGATAAAATGATATGTTAGGATCAGTAGCGTCTTGATTGCCACTTTGTTGATCTTGTTTGCTTGTTTTGTAGCGTCTTGATTGCTACTTGTTTGATAATAAGTTATGTAGACTCTTGATTGCTACGTAACCTTGATAATGATAAAGTTGATAGCTTTCTTGGTTGCTACCATTTGATGatttgataatgatgatgttaaGACCGCGctcagtgaaaatgttaattcacGAGTTGGTCAGTTTTGCTACATTGCTCGCGAAGTGTTATGAATGAATGATATTacgtaacaaataataatgttactgaaattaattgatATTCCCGATTGATATGGGATTGGAAGACCAAATAATGTCGATGTCTTGATAATGCTAAATGTTGTAAGAAATGCTTGAGCAGTCGGGATTTGgagtggttgtaaggcacccCTTCCCGACGCCAAGTAAAGAAACTGATAAGACCGACTGTAGGGTCCTGAAGGttactgatgataatgatccggctcgaagatgtacgggcgggaggcagtggttgtaaggcaccgctcccgtgcccgggatatgcggtcaggaagggaactaactccctagtgagcctagagtcccAGCCAGGTGGACACCAAGTGGACAGCCAACCAGAGGTCCACCACCTGGGCCATCAGCCGATCATGGAGTCACCGGCAGCCAAGGTCTACGGTCATCGGGCAGCAGGGCAACCACGTGCAGCATCCTCCGCGTCTTCTTCTTCTGCGAGATGCCAATATGTACGAGCACGATCAtacatcctgctgcaccgtcagcatcgaccgccgggcgacccatgaaccctcaacgtgcaccgtcggcactctacaccgacggcacactagCAAATACTTATAAATGTGTACAATCAATAACTTATGTATAAATAGCAATAGCATTACAACAATaaacagatatcaaccgtccgtcgttgtgtctcatttccccccgctgcggccaagacacccttgccgtcgctatgatcagtccggtgagtctgccgggctggcagcgggtccccgccgcctacctgccgtcctaacgctgctgccctgggcgacctgggcacagcttccttcctatcaaaccttattatgtctaagtatctattgttaggcagggctagggctctagggacttagtgtcttagggaatagggactctaggctcactagggagttagttcccttcctgaccgcatatcccgggcacgggagcggtgccttacaaccactgcctcccgcccgtacaacaacaatgctgttaacattgtttttatggcgacagacttaggtaagatggtggtagctagccaggcggacttagaacaagccctatacaccaaccaaaccgaatagaaaaatctgccccgactgggaatcgaacccgggacctctgcgtctggagcaggtggtcttaccactagaccacagaagcGGTTATGTCGTTTCCAATTAAAAGAGATCGTGACAGTTTCCAGTACTCTTCCCAGGTCAATGGATCAACATCAAATGGTTAATGAGCTATGAACTGGCGGGCTCAAAAActgaactccgacaaacgttacttcgacattacgttactccgacactactgaatatcgacatgactttacttcgatactacactacttagacaaaggcgaatatcctttgtcggagtagtgtagtgtcgaagtaaagtcatgtcgatattcagtagtgtcggagtaacgtaatgtcgaagtaacgtttgtcggagttcagTTTTTGAGCCGAACTGGCGCAGTGCGCTGGCGTGCCTCTATCTTGTCAAAGATCAGGACTATTCCCTCCTCTCGTTCGCACCGCTGCAActcatgtgtagccaggatctacagtttgatcGCCAATAGAAACCCaaacagtgaaggtcaagtttgtccccggGGAAAGCTAAACTGTCACTGTGTaccattctagactgcatcccacttaacgccaggtgcgattgtggagAAATACCTGTCTTGTTATGCATACAAAAACGATATTAATCAAAAgaacaaagtcaaagtcaaaatttctttatttgtttagactaataaatcgttcttacaaatcgtcattttgctcttaaggaacCTAGGAGAAGTTCGAAGTTTAGGTTCGATTTCCCCCCAGTGCAAAGATCATGTTAACTTTCGTTTGCGACAGATCTAACAGTTGATTGATGGTGTCATCATGTCTATCATGGTCTACGATAATGATTCTGatgtctaaagcccggtctccgagcacgtagaattttgtccaatgaccccaagctacccatccttatcgctcgcgcgttgttgctgtcgtgctcgcacactcactgcgggcacccgacgcacagtcgcgacagcaataagtcaaaagtcaaagtcaaaatttctttatttgtttagactaataaatagttcttacaaatcgtcatatgctcttaaggagcctctacatgtctcataatctttagATCGGCTACCAGACTATAGACAGATACAagcttctcagcacttgccaaatgttggtctcgaagcgctggtagggtaaaaagattatgagacatgtagaggctccttaagagcaaaatgacgatttgtaagaactatttattagtctaaacaaattaagaaaagacaatgccggaaattggcgtcttttttttttcgcgcggccatcgaccaaactttgttttttgattacaaaatagtgtaacaaaccaaacttactatggcatgtatacctctaaactcagtctgaactgagttacgagtattagaagtttgatgattttcatactagatttgctttttgcgcgcaaagttttgtaagaaattgcaacaaaatagtgagattgtatgtgtaaacaaacaatatcatccattaaaggctccagacatcagtatggagcagaatcagcgcaataaaaaaatagcgcaatattttgttgcaatttcttacaaaacttgcgcacaaaaagcaaatctagtatgaaaatcatcaaacttctaatgctcgtaactcagttcagactgagttaagaggtatacatgccatagtaactttagtttattacactattttgtaatcaaaaaacaaagtttggtcgatggccgcgcgaaaaaaaaaagacgccactttc
This genomic window from Ostrinia nubilalis chromosome 18, ilOstNubi1.1, whole genome shotgun sequence contains:
- the LOC135080468 gene encoding uncharacterized protein LOC135080468, which encodes MEASVRAVWARVWGAGARALPLAAALLRGAPARHHHHLLAALEVLPDHDLFESEEIHGILDCFLNMTKQQSGRDSALAHRVCALVRRYTARRPHRAAALLAAHRETVA
- the LOC135080424 gene encoding uncharacterized protein LOC135080424 isoform X1, which encodes MEARLTLVLRCCPSEPALLAAALPARVHPVLLLLLYTKVPAIQQLLWSSESRRPAWCGVGSALGDAPGVRAAAAACTSATDRVAHTLLTALAHQPHHGKEHAHKSVETYVKPGP